From Astyanax mexicanus isolate ESR-SI-001 chromosome 13, AstMex3_surface, whole genome shotgun sequence, the proteins below share one genomic window:
- the LOC103041770 gene encoding perforin-1-like, translating into MPPVQLFQKFWLSYCALVLLLLSQGSSGCRTGNLQECLKAPFVPGHNLVGEGFDVVTLQRKGAYVSDVQTFLTPTNSCTLCENPFMGGELQKLPLSVLDWRATNRCNLQISGAVFSSVSSLLESSTSMIENDWKVGLNLKDVGLQLGGSKSEEVTFANSRLKVDKTYFSSHQLSCTHYSTRLPNLPSVNPDFHRHLLSLPKNNTVEAKQQYRNFIDTYGTHYIRNANLGGKFKRVTSIRTCLATLNRVLASQVNYCLNRGLKVGLGLADVSILGSNCRRILSNQDSVMNYTEGLMNHLTKVSGGNGWLGEVSLTKNDSQGFNSWLGSLKNNPDVISYSVFPLHQLAEDPDVRRNLQSAITQYIKDNGQLKKSPPWCFWNKPNLSLNCCPFKSQRGLLSVTVIRAWGLKGDLVGKTEGYVKVRYERHFRQTHWIRSNDPTWNQTYHLGNVYSGSRLRLEVWDKDVRYDDLLGGCSVSVISGEHRHVCGLNNGRFEFSYKLSCDQYLTGPSCNAYIPKP; encoded by the exons ATGCCTCCAGTACAGTTATTCCAGAAGTTCTGGCTTAGCTACTGTGCCCtggttcttcttctcctctctcagGGTTCATCAGGCTGTAGGACGGGGAATTTACAGGAGTGTCTGAAAGCTCCTTTTGTTCCTGGTCATAACCTGGTTGGTGAGGGCTTTGACGTGGTCACTCTTCAGCGTAAAGGAGCGTATGTCAGTGATGTGCAGACCTTCCTGACTCCTACTAACTCCTGCACCTTGTGCGAGAACCCCTTCATGGGCGGCGAGCTTCAGAAACTTCCTCTGTCTGTGCTGGACTGGCGCGCCACCAATAGATGCAACCTTCAGATCTCCGGTGCGGTCTTCTCCTCGGTCAGTTCTCTTCTGGAAAGTTCTACCTCGATGATTGAGAACGACTGGAAGGTGGGCTTGAACCTGAAGGATGTTGGACTGCAGCTGGGAGGCAGCAAGTCTGAAGAGGTGACATTCGCAAATTCGAGATTGAAAGTGGACAAGACGTACTTCTCCTCCCACCAGCTGAGCTGCACTCACTACAG TACCCGTCTTCCAAACCTTCCTTCTGTCAATCCAGACTTCCACCGTCATCTTCTCTCTCTACCCAAAAACAACACAGTAGAAGCAAAGCAACAGTATCGCAACTTTATTGACACCTACGGTACCCACTACATCCGCAATGCTAACCTCGGTGGGAAGTTCAAAAGAGTGACTTCCATTCGTACCTGTTTGGCAACCCTCAACAGGGTCTTAGCCAGTCAGGTGAACTACTGTTTGAACAGGGGTCTAAAAGTAGGGCTTGGGTTAGCTGATGTCTCCATTCTAGGATCTAACTGTAGGAGAATCTTGTCAAACCAAGACAGTGTGATGAATTACACTGAGGGTCTTATGAACCACTTGACCAAGGTTTCTGGAGGAAATGGATGGCTTGGAGAGGTTTCACTGACCAAAAACGACTCCCAAGGCTTCAACTCTTGGCTCGGCAGCCTCAAGAACAATCCAGACGTCATATCCTACTCTGTCTTTCCTCTGCATCAGCTTGCAGAGGATCCAGATGTGAGAAGAAACCTGCAATCTGCCATAACTCAGTACATCAAAGATAACGGGCAACTGAAGAAGTCGCCTCCATGGTGCTTTTGGAACAAACCCAACCTTTCGCTAAACTGCTGTCCCTTCAAGAGCCAGAGAGGGTTGCTATCGGTGACCGTGATTAGAGCTTGGGGTCTTAAAGGTGATTTAGTGGGCAAAACTGAGGGCTACGTCAAAGTGCGGTATGAAAGACACTTCAGACAGACGCACTGGATCAGATCCAACGACCCAACATGGAACCAGACGTATCACCTGGGAAATGTATACAGCGGTAGCCGTCTGAGATTAGAGGTATGGGACAAAGATGTCCGCTATGATGACCTTCTGGGAGGATGCTCTGTGAGCGTGATAAGTGGAGAGCATCGGCATGTCTGTGGTCTGAACAATGGACGCTTTGAATTTTCTTACAAGCTTTCTTGTGACCAATACTTGACTGGGCCTTCCTGTAACGCCTACATCCCTAAGCCATAG
- the LOC103042077 gene encoding perforin-1-like has protein sequence MPPVQLFQKFWLSYCALVLLLLSQGSSGCRTAGLQECLKAPFVPGHNLVGEGFDVVTLQRKGAYVSDVQTFLTPTNSCTLCENPFMGGELQKLPLSVLDWRAINRCNLQISGAVFSSVSSLLESSTSMIENDWKVGLNLKDVGLQLGGSKSEEASFATSRLTVDKTYFSSHQLSCTHYSSRVPNQPTLSSEFHQHLLSLPINYTAEAKQQYRRLIDIYGTHYIRQVNLGGKFKRVTSIRTCLATLNKVSTSQVKDCLNVGLNVGLGLADVSILGSNCKKILSNQDSVTSYSEGLMNHMTKVSGGNGWLGEVSLTTNNSRGFNSWLGSLKKTPDVISYSVFPLHELADDPDVQRNLQTAVTQYIKDNGKTITSPPRCAGNQPNLSPNCCPFNSQRGWMSVTVIRAWGLKGDPVGKTEGYVKVWYEGQFRQTHWIRSNDPWWNLRYDLGNVYSGGRLRLEVWDKDVRYDDHLGGCSVSVRTGKHRHACGLNRGGFEFSYELHCDQHLTGPTCNIYWPKP, from the exons ATGCCTCCAGTACAGTTATTCCAGAAGTTCTGGCTTAGCTACTGTGCCCtggttcttcttctcctctctcagGGTTCATCAGGCTGTAGGACGGCGGGTCTACAGGAGTGTCTGAAAGCTCCTTTTGTTCCTGGTCATAACCTGGTTGGTGAGGGCTTTGACGTGGTCACTCTTCAGCGTAAAGGAGCGTATGTCAGTGATGTGCAGACCTTCCTGACTCCTACTAACTCCTGCACCTTGTGCGAGAACCCCTTCATGGGCGGCGAGCTTCAGAAACTTCCTCTGTCTGTGCTGGACTGGCGCGCCATCAATAGATGCAACCTTCAGATCTCCGGTGCGGTCTTCTCCTCGGTCAGTTCTCTTCTGGAAAGTTCTACCTCGATGATTGAGAACGACTGGAAGGTGGGCTTGAACCTGAAGGATGTTGGACTGCAGCTGGGAGGCAGCAAGTCTGAAGAGGCGTCATTCGCAACCTCCAGATTAACAGTGGACAAGACGTACTTCTCCTCCCATCAGCTGAGCTGCACTCACTACAG TTCTCGAGTTCCAAACCAACCTACTCTCAGTTCAGAGTTCCACCAGCATCTCCTCTCTCTTCCCATAAATTACACAGCAGAAGCAAAGCAGCAGTACCGCCGCTTAATTGACATCTACGGTACCCACTACATCCGCCAGGTTAACCTCGGTGGGAAGTTCAAAAGAGTGACCTCCATTCGTACCTGTTTGGCAACCCTCAACAAGGTCTCCACCAGTCAGGTGAAGGACTGTTTGAACGTGGGTCTAAATGTAGGGCTTGGGTTAGCTGATGTCTCCATTCTAGGATCCAACTGTAAGAAAATCTTGTCAAACCAAGACAGTGTTACGAGCTACAGTGAAGGTCTTATGAACCACATGACCAAGGTTTCTGGAGGAAACGGATGGCTTGGAGAGGTTTCACTGACCACCAACAACTCTAGAGGCTTCAACTCTTGGCTCGGCAGCCTCAAGAAGACTCCAGACGTCATATCCTACTCTGTCTTCCCTCTACATGAGCTTGCAGATGATCCAGATGTGCAAAGAAACCTCCAAACTGCTGTAACTCAGTACATCAAAGATAACGGGAAAACGATAACGTCGCCTCCGCGCTGCGCTGGGAACCAACCCAACCTTTCGCCAAACTGCTGTCCCTTCAACAGCCAGAGAGGGTGGATGTCGGTAACCGTGATTAGAGCTTGGGGTCTTAAAGGTGATCCAGTGGGCAAAACTGAGGGCTACGTCAAAGTGTGGTATGAAGGACAATTCAGACAGACGCACTGGATCAGATCCAACGACCCATGGTGGAACCTGAGATATGACCTCGGAAACGTGTACAGCGGTGGCCGCCTGAGATTAGAGGTATGGGATAAAGATGTCCGCTATGATGACCACCTGGGAGGATGCTCTGTGAGCGTGAGAACTGGAAAGCATCGGCACGCCTGTGGACTCAATCGTGGAGGCTTTGAGTTTTCTTACGAACTGCACTGTGACCAGCACTTGACTGGACCTACCTGTAACATCTACTGGCCTAAACCATAG